A region from the Triticum aestivum cultivar Chinese Spring chromosome 3D, IWGSC CS RefSeq v2.1, whole genome shotgun sequence genome encodes:
- the LOC123078946 gene encoding guanine nucleotide-binding protein subunit beta-like protein A yields MAGAQESLVYAGVMRGHNDVVTAIATPIDNSPFIVSSSRDKSLLVWDLTNPIQATQDSSSEYGVPFRRLTGHGHFVQDVVLSSDGQFALSGSWDGELRLWDLSTGVTTRRFVGHEKDVLSVAFSIDNRQIVSASRDRTIKLWNTLGECKYTIGGDLGGGEGHTGWVSCVRFSPNNFAPTIVSGSWDRSVKVWNLTNCKLRCTLDGHGGYVSAVAVSPDGSLCASGGKDGVTLLWDLTEGKRLYSLDAGSIINSLCFSPNRYWLCAATQDSIKIWDLESKHIVQDLRPEVPVSTKQMLYCTCLSWSADGSTLYAGYTDGTIRIYKISGFSYSS; encoded by the exons ATGGCCGGCGCGCAGGAGTCCCTCGTGTACGCCGGTGTGATGCGCGGCCACAACGACGTGGTCACGGCCATCGCGACGCCCATCGACAACTCGCCCTTCATCGTCTCCTCCTCCCGCGACAAGTCGCTGCTCGTCTGGGACCTCACCAACCCCATCCAGGCCACCCAGGACTCCAGCTCCGAGTACGGCGTCCCCTTCCGCCGCCTCACCGGACACGGCCACTTTGTCCAGGACGTCGTCCTCAGCTCCGACGGCCAGTTCGCGCTCTCCGGATCCTGGGACGGCGAGCTCCGCCTCTGGGACCTCTCCACCGGGGTCACCACCCGCCGCTTCGTCGGCCACGAGAAGGACGTCCTCTCCGTCGCCTTCTCCATTGACAACCGACAGATCGTCTCCGCTTCCCGCGACCGCACCATCAAGCTGTGGAACACCCTCGGTGAGTGCAAGTACACCATCGGCGGTGACCTTGGAGGTGGCGAGGGCCACACCGGCTGGGTGTCCTGCGTCCGTTTCTCACCCAACAACTTCGCCCCGACCATCGTCTCGGGCTCATGGGACCGCTCTGTCAAGGTCTGGAACCTTACCAACTGCAAGCTCCGCTGCACTCTTGATGGTCATGGCGGCTATGTTAGTGCCGTTGCAGTCAGCCCAGACGGTTCGCTCTGCGCGTCTGGTGGCAAGGATGGCGTCACCTTGCTGTGGGATTTGACCGAGGGCAAGAGACTCTACTCGCTGGATGCGGGATCCATTATCAACTCACTTTGCTTCTCGCCCAACCGCTACTGGCTCTGCGCGGCGACACAGGATTCCATCAAGATCTGGGATCTTGAGTCAAAGCACATCGTGCAGGACCTTAGGCCCGAGGTCCCTGTCTCCACCAAGCAG ATGCTCTACTGCACTTGCTTGAGCTGGAGCGCGGATGGCAGCACTCTCTACGCTGGTTACACCGATGGAACTATCCGCATCTACAAGATCTCAGGGTTCAGCTACTCTAGCTAG
- the LOC123078949 gene encoding uncharacterized protein: MHAYVIHSCVSISKAIDPRMADHFVLITGRMITEATLQGAIFDAPSAKDACDHHDPSIFEDGRTKTGVVVECRICQEEGDQAYMETPCSCKGSLKYAHHICIQRWCNEKGDTICEICLQQFTPNYSAPLKLFRIGRNQISFRRAGETPANLNAGENVSQIGDHAAGTSSFDSQFCNPKGVTYCRVIAIALMALLVLRDAISLVLGGPEVYSMALITLLMFRTAGVVIPIYIILISVVTLLHQYSQHQDVHGATPVTEPVGTEDSQSLPPTPPQQHVISIQ, translated from the exons ATGCATGCTTATGTTATCCACAGCTGTGTTTCAATCAGCAAGGCCATTGATCCGAGGATGGCGGACCACTTCGTGCTCATCACGGGGCGGATGATCACGGAGGCGACGCTTCAGGGTGCCATCTTCGACGCCCCTTCCGCGAAGGATGCTTGTGATCATCATGATCCTTCTATTTTTGAGGACGGGAGGACCAAGACTGGTGTCGTGGTGGAATGCAGAATCTGCCAGGAAGAAGGTGATCAGGCCTACATGGAGACCCCTTGCTCCTGCAAGGGTAGCCTCAAG TACGCTCACCACATATGCATCCAGAGGTGGTGTAACGAGAAGGGAGACACCATATGTGAGATATGCTTACAG CAATTTACACCAAACTACAGTGCCCCTTTGAAGTTGTTTCGGATCGGAAGAAACCAAATTAGCTTCAG GAGAGCCGGAGAAACACCAGCGAATCTCAACGCTGGAGAAAATGTTTCCCAAATCGGTGATCATGCTGCTGGCACATCAAGCTTTGACTCTCAATTTTGCAATCCAAAAGGCGTCACCTACTGCCGTGTGATTGCCATCGCC TTGATGGCTCTGCTGGTGCTCCGTGACGCAATCTCGCTTGTCCTCGGCGGCCCCGAGGTGTACTCGATGGCACTGATCACT CTGCTGATGTTCAGAACAGCCGGAGTTGTCATACCCATCTACATTATCTTGATATCAGTTGTCACATTGCTCCATCAGTACAGTCAACACCAG GATGTGCATGGCGCGACGCCAGTTACAGAACCTGTAGGAACTGAGGACTCACAGAGCCTGCCGCCGACGCCACCTCAACAGCATGTCATCAGCATCCAGTAA